A DNA window from Bacteroides cellulosilyticus contains the following coding sequences:
- a CDS encoding RagB/SusD family nutrient uptake outer membrane protein: protein MKKNIFKLFSAMAISATVLTGCIEEIFPENSTATSEQIGASASALEAAINGLPSQMVQGYLVYGRQVRESDLAYPSLMLVQSELLGDIVATEYGYDWWWRYSANYGMADNTYESFLPYFALYKFIKSANDVIAVVDVTDPTISDEMRGYGSMAHAFRALDYYTLMVLFEPVENIYTDCSKILGLTVPIVTEATTNDMAKNNPRATREEMMAFILSDLDKAEIGLADYTPTSKTFPDLSVVYGLKAKVYMWNGEYAKAAEYARKAIDASGATPMTAAQWNNSITGFNTATSSWMWYLHPTASNMGNLANFIGHISNEAGWGYADLSKLQIARSLYDEIADNDFRKYSFLDPDRSFYNYQSVQGKEWLDEQPDYMSLKFRCVNGDYKIYSVGAAGDIPVMRVEEMYFIEAEAVAASQNVAAGVQLLNDFMKRYRQPDYNCVLTDLRAVQLEVLKQMRIEFWGEGIAFPTAKRLKPGVIQNYEGTNYIEDIFKINCEGVKPNWALVIPKDEVDSNIALQGKNNPDPSGSIPTRPTPIGTYAPGNN, encoded by the coding sequence ATGAAGAAGAATATATTCAAACTATTTTCGGCCATGGCGATATCGGCTACGGTATTGACAGGCTGTATAGAAGAGATTTTCCCTGAAAACTCTACCGCAACCTCCGAGCAAATCGGTGCTTCGGCTTCAGCGCTTGAGGCTGCAATCAATGGTCTGCCGTCGCAGATGGTGCAAGGCTATCTGGTGTACGGAAGGCAAGTTCGCGAAAGCGACCTCGCTTACCCTTCGCTGATGCTGGTTCAGTCCGAACTTCTGGGTGATATTGTTGCCACAGAATACGGTTATGACTGGTGGTGGCGCTACAGCGCAAACTACGGCATGGCTGATAACACTTATGAGTCGTTCCTGCCTTACTTTGCCCTGTATAAGTTTATCAAGTCGGCCAATGATGTGATAGCAGTAGTTGATGTTACCGACCCCACCATTTCCGATGAAATGCGTGGATACGGAAGTATGGCTCATGCCTTCCGTGCTTTGGACTATTATACACTGATGGTGCTTTTCGAACCGGTGGAAAACATCTACACCGATTGCAGCAAGATATTGGGACTTACAGTGCCCATCGTGACCGAGGCGACCACCAACGACATGGCTAAAAACAATCCACGTGCAACACGTGAGGAGATGATGGCTTTCATACTTTCTGATCTTGACAAGGCCGAAATCGGTTTAGCAGATTACACGCCTACTAGCAAAACTTTCCCCGACTTGTCAGTGGTGTATGGCTTGAAGGCCAAGGTGTATATGTGGAATGGAGAGTATGCCAAGGCAGCCGAGTATGCCCGCAAGGCTATCGATGCGTCGGGTGCAACGCCCATGACTGCCGCACAGTGGAACAACTCCATCACAGGCTTCAACACCGCCACTTCTTCATGGATGTGGTATCTCCATCCCACAGCCTCCAATATGGGTAATCTTGCTAACTTTATAGGTCACATCTCCAATGAGGCTGGCTGGGGTTATGCGGACTTGTCGAAACTTCAGATAGCGCGTTCGCTCTATGACGAGATAGCCGACAACGACTTCCGTAAGTACTCTTTCCTCGATCCGGACAGAAGTTTCTATAATTATCAGTCGGTGCAAGGCAAGGAGTGGCTGGATGAACAACCCGACTATATGTCGCTGAAGTTCCGTTGCGTCAATGGTGACTACAAGATTTACTCCGTTGGTGCAGCCGGTGATATCCCCGTAATGCGTGTGGAAGAAATGTATTTCATAGAGGCCGAAGCCGTAGCTGCCAGTCAGAATGTGGCGGCAGGCGTGCAGCTGCTGAACGATTTTATGAAACGATACCGTCAGCCTGACTATAACTGTGTGCTGACCGACCTACGTGCTGTTCAGCTTGAAGTGCTGAAGCAAATGCGCATCGAGTTCTGGGGTGAAGGCATCGCATTCCCCACGGCCAAGCGTCTGAAACCGGGTGTAATCCAGAACTATGAGGGAACCAACTACATAGAGGATATTTTCAAGATAAACTGTGAAGGCGTGAAACCCAACTGGGCATTGGTGATTCCAAAAGATGAAGTGGATTCAAATATAGCTCTCCAGGGCAAGAACAATCCTGATCCTTCAGGTTCCATCCCCACACGTCCTACTCCGATAGGCACGTATGCACCGGGTAATAATTAA
- a CDS encoding SusC/RagA family TonB-linked outer membrane protein translates to MKRKLMLLLACLFVGIGLVTAQTQTITGVVISEEDGQPVIGASVLVKGTQLGTITGVDGDFTLPNVPSSANTLQISYIGMQTQEVAIKSKVKVILKSDAEMLDEVVVVAYGAAKKSSLTGSVEIVKADQLTKVPVNSMDQALQGKAAGVQVVATSGRPGAGANVKIRGTSSINAGTDPLYVIDGIPVSASAFSALNSEDIEYMSILKDASATAIYGSRGANGVVLITTKKGKTGKAVFNLRAQFGITTRTRNDEHLMNTQEKLTYERQLGVGKGKGMTDEEIANYPINTNWIDEVFRTGFTQSYELSMNGGTEATKFYVSAQFFDQDAIIPGSYLTRGNGRINLEHKVNDRLKFGVNTSVGVSKEGTVRSDRNVLNPFNYVYSANPYTKPYNDDGSYAIDATWDYQLNVFENIYNNPSNTSNIKAVAAANLEWNIWDEIKYTTVLGIDYNQAIDYQYNKPESRLSAVLDSKGYRHDAYTHSYQWVWTNMLSYDKTFNSVHNVKLVLAEEASATEYKTFSASGDGFPNGKLDAMDIAASPNAVDGYTSQSRLLSFMATAGYTYDGKYIIDGAVRRDGSSRFGTNNQYGTFWAVGLGWNMERERFMENVEFINKLKIRGSVGTSGNNSIGNYAAQGVYGYGSYNNLSTSYPKRLANPDLTWEKNLQASVGFDVSFFDSRLNATFDYYNRKTTDMLLATNLSQTTGFSSRIDNVGEMKNSGVEIAVNGDVVRTNDWTFSLNGMFSYNKNEVTKLYEGQDIETGYNGIITEGERLNTYKLVRWAGVNPQTGDALYYTKDGQITNVYNGDDAVVLSDKTPDPKYFGSFGTRVSWKGLELSADFYYAIGGYIYNNVSYFMNSDGKNATKNQHTDLLYKQWKNPGDVTNIPRQDRNNNVYSTTRFLEDGSYIRLRNVTLSYTLPKNLLKSVGISNARVYAQGLNLLTFTNFTGSDPEIGNAPNYKTSEVASGSINDYNFPAARTIMFGIEVGF, encoded by the coding sequence ATGAAAAGAAAATTAATGCTGTTATTGGCCTGTCTTTTTGTTGGAATAGGCCTAGTAACTGCCCAAACTCAGACAATCACGGGTGTTGTGATTTCTGAAGAAGATGGGCAGCCAGTTATTGGAGCCTCTGTATTGGTAAAAGGTACTCAATTAGGTACTATTACTGGTGTAGATGGTGATTTTACTTTACCGAACGTACCAAGTTCTGCGAATACATTGCAAATCTCGTATATTGGTATGCAGACTCAAGAAGTAGCTATTAAGTCGAAGGTAAAGGTCATTCTGAAATCTGATGCTGAGATGCTTGATGAAGTTGTAGTAGTTGCCTATGGTGCTGCTAAAAAGAGTTCACTGACAGGATCTGTTGAGATTGTAAAAGCGGACCAACTGACTAAAGTTCCTGTGAATAGTATGGACCAGGCACTGCAAGGTAAAGCAGCTGGTGTGCAAGTAGTAGCGACTAGCGGTCGTCCTGGTGCTGGAGCTAACGTCAAGATTCGTGGTACTAGTTCTATCAATGCCGGCACAGATCCTCTGTATGTAATTGATGGCATTCCTGTATCTGCAAGTGCTTTTTCCGCTCTGAATTCAGAGGATATTGAATATATGTCTATCTTGAAGGATGCTTCGGCAACTGCCATTTATGGATCTCGTGGTGCTAACGGCGTCGTTTTAATTACTACTAAGAAAGGTAAGACCGGAAAAGCTGTATTTAATCTGAGAGCACAGTTCGGTATCACTACCAGAACTAGAAACGACGAACACCTTATGAATACTCAAGAGAAACTGACTTATGAACGTCAGTTGGGAGTAGGAAAAGGGAAAGGCATGACGGATGAAGAAATAGCTAATTACCCCATTAATACTAACTGGATTGATGAGGTATTCCGCACTGGATTTACTCAATCATATGAACTGAGCATGAATGGTGGTACTGAGGCTACCAAATTTTATGTTTCGGCACAGTTCTTCGATCAGGATGCTATTATTCCAGGCTCATATCTAACTCGTGGCAATGGACGTATCAACCTTGAACATAAGGTTAATGATCGGCTGAAATTTGGAGTTAATACATCCGTAGGTGTTTCAAAAGAAGGAACCGTACGTTCTGACCGTAATGTATTAAACCCATTCAATTATGTATATAGTGCCAATCCGTATACTAAACCTTATAATGACGATGGTTCATATGCTATAGATGCTACCTGGGATTATCAATTGAATGTTTTTGAAAATATCTATAATAACCCGTCCAACACTAGTAATATCAAGGCGGTTGCAGCCGCAAATCTGGAATGGAATATTTGGGATGAGATTAAATATACAACTGTATTGGGTATTGATTATAATCAAGCTATTGACTATCAGTATAATAAACCTGAGTCTCGCTTGTCTGCGGTATTGGACAGCAAAGGATATCGTCATGATGCATATACACATAGCTATCAATGGGTGTGGACAAATATGCTTTCTTATGATAAAACATTTAATTCTGTTCATAATGTTAAGTTAGTGCTTGCAGAAGAAGCGTCTGCAACAGAATATAAGACTTTTTCTGCTAGTGGTGACGGTTTCCCAAATGGTAAATTAGACGCAATGGATATCGCTGCTTCTCCTAATGCAGTAGATGGATATACTTCACAATCCAGACTATTGTCTTTTATGGCAACTGCCGGTTATACATATGATGGCAAATATATTATTGATGGTGCTGTACGTCGTGACGGTTCTTCTCGTTTCGGAACCAATAATCAATATGGTACCTTTTGGGCTGTGGGTTTGGGCTGGAACATGGAAAGAGAACGCTTCATGGAAAATGTGGAGTTCATCAATAAACTAAAAATACGCGGTAGTGTGGGTACTTCCGGTAATAACTCCATCGGTAACTATGCAGCACAAGGCGTTTATGGTTATGGTTCATACAACAATTTATCGACTTCGTATCCAAAGCGTTTAGCTAATCCTGATTTAACCTGGGAAAAGAACCTCCAGGCTTCTGTAGGTTTTGATGTGTCATTCTTTGATTCTCGCCTGAACGCCACATTTGACTATTATAATCGTAAAACAACAGATATGTTGTTGGCTACGAACTTATCTCAAACTACAGGTTTCTCAAGTCGTATCGACAATGTTGGAGAAATGAAGAACTCCGGTGTGGAAATTGCAGTAAATGGTGATGTCGTTCGTACAAATGACTGGACGTTTAGCTTAAACGGTATGTTCAGCTATAATAAGAATGAGGTTACTAAACTTTATGAAGGACAAGACATTGAGACCGGTTACAACGGAATTATCACAGAAGGCGAAAGGCTTAATACCTATAAATTGGTTCGTTGGGCCGGCGTTAACCCCCAAACCGGTGATGCTCTTTACTATACCAAAGATGGTCAAATAACAAATGTGTATAATGGAGATGATGCTGTGGTTCTTTCTGATAAGACTCCGGACCCTAAATACTTCGGTTCTTTTGGCACCAGAGTTAGCTGGAAAGGTTTGGAACTGAGTGCAGATTTTTATTATGCAATTGGTGGTTATATCTATAACAATGTATCTTACTTCATGAATAGTGATGGTAAAAATGCAACAAAGAATCAGCATACGGATTTGCTCTATAAGCAATGGAAGAATCCTGGTGATGTGACAAACATACCCCGCCAAGACAGAAACAATAATGTATATAGTACAACTCGTTTCTTGGAAGATGGCTCTTATATTCGTTTAAGGAATGTGACTCTTTCTTATACATTGCCTAAGAACTTATTGAAATCCGTAGGTATTAGTAATGCTAGAGTTTATGCACAAGGACTGAACTTGTTGACATTTACCAATTTCACAGGTTCGGACCCTGAAATAGGTAATGCGCCTAACTATAAAACTTCTGAAGTTGCCTCCGGTAGTATCAACGACTACAATTTCCCGGCAGCACGTACAATCATGTTTGGTATTGAAGTAGGATTCTAA
- a CDS encoding Calx-beta domain-containing protein encodes MKIFKYFSLAMGLLLAVTSCDDNEPTSFTSDMAHVAFSSSTAKVNEDGESIQIPITLAALPGALSVTVNLTVSSEGSALPAVEGEDFTVDTKTLTFSEPGTQYVTITPIDNDEFAGGTKTFTISIASVSPELLKSVQNSISVSIIDDDHPLSAIIGQYVLSCTSNYDGPIEFEVAISASEEDTYILMMDLGYGTFPVKVQEVDGEYQLTIAAAQNIGKYSKYDVIAYCAFIEGDKIKYSTTQAHSATFDHGVITFEEGMYIAAVEDGTVAGALDLFLPGTIVLTKK; translated from the coding sequence ATGAAGATATTTAAATATTTCAGTTTGGCGATGGGGTTACTTTTAGCTGTGACTTCCTGTGATGATAATGAACCTACTTCATTTACTTCGGATATGGCGCATGTTGCATTTTCCAGCTCGACAGCCAAAGTTAATGAAGATGGTGAATCAATTCAGATTCCTATTACCCTTGCCGCTCTTCCGGGAGCACTCTCCGTAACAGTAAATCTTACAGTTTCATCAGAGGGTTCTGCACTTCCTGCTGTAGAAGGGGAAGACTTTACTGTTGATACGAAGACTTTAACATTTTCGGAGCCCGGAACGCAATACGTGACTATTACTCCTATTGATAATGATGAATTTGCTGGTGGTACCAAGACTTTCACGATTTCAATTGCTTCTGTTTCACCGGAGCTCTTGAAGAGTGTGCAGAACAGTATTTCCGTTTCTATTATTGATGATGATCATCCGTTATCTGCTATAATCGGGCAGTATGTATTATCCTGTACCAGCAATTATGATGGACCTATTGAGTTTGAAGTCGCTATTTCTGCTTCTGAAGAAGATACTTATATTCTAATGATGGATTTAGGGTATGGTACATTCCCAGTGAAAGTTCAAGAAGTAGATGGCGAGTATCAACTGACAATAGCTGCAGCGCAAAATATAGGTAAATATTCTAAGTATGATGTTATTGCATACTGCGCCTTTATTGAAGGTGATAAAATCAAATATAGTACAACCCAAGCGCATTCTGCTACATTTGATCATGGTGTTATCACATTTGAAGAAGGCATGTATATAGCAGCAGTCGAAGATGGAACAGTTGCGGGAGCACTTGATTTATTCCTGCCCGGAACAATTGTGCTTACGAAGAAATAA
- a CDS encoding RagB/SusD family nutrient uptake outer membrane protein: protein MKAIRKIFFPCMLATCLLTSVTGCSGFLEVNSDKELSDKNALEELNDYDMATLGAYESMRTEYYCGLFNKIVMDAMSDNMVLNYEGRKTYNEFADFKFSSNTYGLEGFWSQAYNAILSTNVVIEKLEQEPNDFAGTENEAAAKNLLAECLVLRGYIHFDLVRSFATDYKKANETSLGIPYKTNSEITTPSRNTVKEVYSYIVSDMTKGISLMEDAYNANNNSRVNKKSANALLARVYLTMGDNANAIACAGKAITGDGSDLCEPDDFVKLFSTSMERPEVLFRLAVTAGDNYQPGAAWGQGAVTSYKSEYCVSYNLGQLYQSNDARRAEVKSVQLEDKSYLVPWKYNGRDGEAQAGVVDLPVVRVAEMYLTRAEAYYNSNEQGKALIDLNLVRAKRYKGFEDGTESGQVLERAIQLERRLELAFEGDRFYTLKRRGEELVRDGKGHYADGTGNPAATQEVSASSPFWLLAIPQSEINANPNMVQNQY, encoded by the coding sequence ATGAAAGCAATAAGAAAAATCTTTTTCCCCTGTATGTTAGCGACTTGTTTACTAACATCAGTTACCGGTTGTTCCGGTTTCCTTGAAGTAAATTCAGATAAAGAATTGTCTGATAAAAATGCTTTAGAGGAATTGAATGACTATGACATGGCTACTTTAGGAGCCTATGAAAGTATGAGAACGGAATATTACTGCGGGCTGTTCAATAAGATTGTTATGGATGCAATGTCTGACAATATGGTATTGAACTATGAAGGACGTAAAACCTACAACGAATTTGCAGATTTTAAGTTCTCTTCTAATACTTACGGACTTGAAGGCTTTTGGTCGCAAGCATACAATGCAATTTTAAGTACTAATGTTGTCATCGAGAAATTAGAACAGGAACCGAATGACTTTGCAGGTACTGAAAATGAAGCGGCTGCAAAGAATTTGTTGGCAGAATGTTTAGTGTTGAGAGGCTATATTCATTTTGATTTAGTACGTTCTTTTGCCACCGATTATAAGAAGGCTAATGAAACCTCCTTGGGCATTCCTTATAAAACAAACTCGGAAATCACAACTCCATCCCGCAATACGGTTAAAGAGGTATATTCTTATATAGTAAGTGATATGACTAAGGGGATTTCTTTAATGGAGGATGCATACAATGCCAACAACAATAGCCGTGTGAATAAAAAGTCGGCCAATGCATTGCTGGCACGTGTATATCTGACTATGGGAGATAATGCAAATGCCATAGCTTGTGCAGGAAAGGCAATCACAGGAGATGGTTCTGATTTGTGTGAACCTGATGACTTCGTAAAATTATTTTCTACTTCAATGGAAAGACCGGAAGTTCTATTCCGTCTTGCAGTAACTGCTGGTGATAACTATCAACCAGGAGCCGCATGGGGACAAGGTGCTGTTACTTCATACAAGTCTGAATACTGTGTGTCTTATAACCTTGGACAACTTTATCAGTCGAACGATGCACGTAGGGCAGAAGTTAAAAGTGTACAGCTGGAAGATAAATCATATTTAGTTCCCTGGAAATATAATGGACGTGACGGTGAAGCTCAAGCCGGTGTTGTAGACCTTCCGGTAGTACGCGTTGCAGAAATGTATTTGACGCGAGCAGAAGCTTACTATAATTCAAATGAACAGGGTAAGGCTTTAATTGACCTCAATCTGGTACGCGCAAAACGTTATAAGGGTTTTGAAGATGGAACCGAAAGTGGACAAGTACTGGAAAGAGCCATTCAACTGGAACGCCGTTTGGAACTTGCATTTGAAGGCGATCGCTTTTATACTTTAAAGCGCAGAGGTGAAGAGCTAGTCAGAGATGGTAAAGGACACTATGCAGATGGTACCGGTAACCCTGCTGCAACTCAGGAAGTTTCGGCCTCAAGTCCTTTCTGGTTATTGGCTATTCCGCAAAGTGAAATAAACGCAAACCCCAATATGGTACAAAACCAATATTGA
- a CDS encoding M6 family metalloprotease domain-containing protein, with the protein MKKPFLVFISMLFFLLESHAAPVRNLKTLVLQPDDTELSLYASGDEFFHRLHDENGYTIIAGDDGYYYYGIQSSDGKKIVPSIYRADQPIPLLAGILPNIGISTKAYAERMEYFKTYSTISLKEQSQTRSTHKGIINNIVIYISFKDQQTFLTKRSVYDARLNSMTNSAGSLKHYYDEVSYGQLDIQSYHFPATDDMGTVTTGYVDYRNRGFYRAYNATTNPEGYSSSTETVAREHSLVVNAIDALRSEIEQTLTAEEIDSDNDGYVDNICFVIQGRSDGWSDLLWAHRWSLYTRECYIHDKRVMDYVFQPENQVTTNTLCHEMFHALGAPDLYHYNDDAKYLDPVGNWDLMNNGWCHMGAYMKWKYSGQMWVTDMPQITASGRFNVVALAKGPENVCYKIASTSPDEYYVVEYRKKEGIYEKNIPRSGILVYLINTKVTEGNRNGPPDEVYIYRPYGTLESNGNIDEAAYPTTKGPVITNHTYPTPFLSNGEDGGLRLSNIEINGDIASFDIEIITTDIHEVEKEDVVVYADGYLIIKNAEGISQIEICNMQGIVVKTITDLSNQIPITDLSSGIYIMRVNTSLGEYIKKMIIK; encoded by the coding sequence ATGAAAAAGCCTTTTTTAGTGTTTATCAGTATGCTTTTCTTTCTTTTAGAAAGTCATGCAGCTCCCGTCAGAAATCTAAAAACATTAGTATTGCAACCCGATGACACTGAATTATCACTCTATGCTTCGGGAGATGAATTTTTCCACAGGCTTCATGATGAAAATGGTTATACTATTATTGCAGGAGATGATGGTTACTATTATTATGGAATTCAATCATCAGATGGAAAGAAAATAGTGCCTAGTATTTATAGAGCGGACCAGCCTATTCCACTTTTGGCAGGCATTTTACCCAATATAGGCATCAGTACGAAAGCATATGCTGAAAGGATGGAATACTTCAAAACATATTCCACCATATCATTGAAGGAACAGTCGCAAACCCGTTCGACCCATAAGGGGATAATAAACAATATTGTTATATACATTTCTTTCAAAGACCAACAGACTTTCTTAACTAAAAGAAGTGTATATGATGCCCGATTAAATAGCATGACTAATAGCGCAGGATCTCTAAAGCACTATTATGATGAGGTTTCTTATGGGCAATTAGATATTCAATCATACCATTTTCCGGCTACAGACGATATGGGAACGGTTACAACTGGTTATGTTGATTACAGAAATCGTGGCTTTTACCGGGCATATAATGCAACTACGAATCCGGAGGGTTATAGTAGCAGCACGGAGACCGTTGCACGTGAACACAGTTTAGTGGTAAATGCAATTGATGCTTTGAGAAGTGAAATAGAGCAAACTCTCACAGCAGAAGAGATAGACAGTGACAATGATGGCTATGTGGATAACATCTGTTTTGTCATACAAGGAAGAAGTGATGGGTGGAGTGATTTGTTGTGGGCACATCGTTGGTCACTCTACACTAGAGAATGTTATATTCACGACAAGAGGGTTATGGACTACGTCTTTCAGCCGGAAAATCAAGTAACTACCAATACTCTTTGCCATGAGATGTTTCATGCTTTAGGGGCTCCGGACCTATATCACTATAATGATGATGCCAAATATTTAGATCCAGTGGGAAACTGGGATCTAATGAACAATGGATGGTGCCACATGGGAGCTTATATGAAATGGAAATACAGTGGGCAAATGTGGGTTACAGATATGCCACAAATCACGGCATCAGGACGTTTTAATGTCGTAGCTCTTGCTAAAGGGCCTGAAAATGTATGTTACAAGATAGCATCTACGTCGCCTGATGAATATTATGTTGTTGAATATAGGAAAAAAGAAGGCATTTATGAAAAAAATATCCCTCGCTCCGGAATATTGGTTTATTTGATAAATACCAAAGTTACAGAAGGAAATAGGAATGGACCACCCGATGAGGTATATATCTATCGTCCTTATGGTACATTGGAAAGTAATGGAAATATTGATGAAGCTGCTTATCCTACTACTAAAGGTCCTGTGATTACGAATCACACCTATCCAACTCCCTTCCTATCCAATGGAGAAGATGGAGGACTACGATTAAGTAATATTGAAATTAATGGGGATATAGCTTCTTTTGACATTGAAATAATAACAACTGATATCCATGAGGTGGAAAAAGAAGATGTGGTCGTGTATGCAGACGGGTATTTGATTATAAAGAATGCGGAAGGAATAAGTCAAATAGAAATTTGCAATATGCAAGGAATAGTCGTTAAGACTATTACCGACTTATCGAACCAGATTCCTATAACGGACTTATCAAGTGGCATTTATATTATGCGTGTCAACACCTCATTAGGTGAATACATCAAGAAAATGATAATTAAATAA